One Gloeobacter morelensis MG652769 DNA window includes the following coding sequences:
- a CDS encoding long-chain-fatty-acid--CoA ligase, producing MNLAYILDEGLENTPRKTLFTGDGRSYTYNQVVRASENLATGLRRLGYAPGCRIAVMLPNLPEYGLAMYGLWWLGAQPVLINPQLTLRELRHILLDSQAQAVITTADLLPTLAPLRCLPPMLTFIVVGGEVPAGDLSFAELTATAGRSGIQRIHPTDTAALLYTSGTTGEPKAALLTHGNFWAIAQSSRIAIEGTPKDHLLCVLPLFHSFGCMVALVLFALMGASVTFEHRLTPKRLMEHLRDPRLSFLIAVPNLLSTLLRFPADFRLTEHLRCVCCGGSALHPQVEADFRARFGDIVRQGYGLTECVSSTTLNPLPGPVRPGSIGKPLPGGPELAVCDPHTGALLGERQVGELLIRGPHVFKGYHNRPEASAAVFLDGWLRSGDLGYRDADGYYFVVDRIKDVIIVSGQNVYSQEVEKVLLSHRAVREAAVVGDPDPDKGEVVHAYVSLHEGATVGEAELVHYARSQLAPIKVPRRLTVVEALPKSPTGRILKRRLRPQAAAADPEASGVEVEHQANGGAPAAAGALPCKK from the coding sequence ATGAATCTTGCCTACATCCTGGACGAGGGGCTCGAAAATACGCCCCGCAAAACCCTCTTCACCGGCGACGGCCGCTCCTATACCTACAACCAGGTGGTGCGCGCGAGCGAAAATTTGGCGACCGGCCTGCGTCGGCTCGGGTACGCCCCCGGCTGCCGGATCGCCGTGATGCTGCCGAATCTTCCCGAATACGGCCTGGCCATGTACGGCCTGTGGTGGTTGGGGGCGCAACCCGTACTGATCAATCCCCAACTGACCCTGCGCGAGTTGCGGCATATCTTGCTCGATTCGCAGGCCCAGGCGGTGATCACCACCGCCGATTTGCTGCCGACCCTGGCGCCGCTGCGCTGTCTGCCGCCGATGTTGACTTTTATCGTCGTGGGCGGCGAGGTCCCGGCCGGGGATCTGAGCTTTGCCGAGCTGACGGCGACTGCCGGGCGCAGCGGCATCCAGCGGATCCACCCAACGGATACCGCCGCGCTGCTGTACACTTCCGGGACCACCGGCGAACCGAAAGCCGCCCTGCTCACCCACGGCAACTTCTGGGCCATCGCCCAGAGCAGCCGGATAGCCATCGAAGGCACGCCGAAGGACCATCTGCTGTGTGTCCTGCCGTTGTTCCATTCGTTCGGATGCATGGTGGCCCTGGTGCTCTTTGCGCTGATGGGAGCGTCGGTCACCTTCGAGCACCGGCTCACCCCCAAGCGTCTGATGGAGCACCTGCGCGATCCGCGCTTGAGCTTTTTGATCGCCGTGCCGAATCTGCTCTCGACGCTGTTGCGTTTTCCGGCGGACTTTCGGCTGACGGAGCACCTGCGGTGCGTCTGTTGCGGCGGCAGCGCCCTGCACCCCCAGGTGGAGGCGGACTTTCGCGCCCGCTTCGGGGACATCGTCCGCCAGGGCTACGGCCTCACCGAATGCGTCAGCAGCACCACCCTCAATCCCCTGCCCGGCCCGGTCCGGCCCGGCTCGATCGGCAAGCCCCTACCGGGGGGACCGGAACTGGCCGTCTGCGACCCGCACACCGGTGCCCTGCTGGGCGAGCGCCAGGTGGGCGAGTTGTTGATCCGCGGCCCCCATGTCTTCAAGGGCTACCACAACCGGCCGGAGGCGAGCGCAGCGGTCTTTCTGGACGGCTGGTTGCGCTCGGGGGATCTGGGCTATCGGGACGCGGATGGGTACTACTTTGTGGTCGACCGCATCAAAGATGTGATCATCGTCAGCGGCCAGAATGTTTATTCCCAGGAGGTCGAAAAAGTCCTGCTCAGCCACCGGGCGGTGCGCGAAGCCGCCGTCGTGGGCGACCCGGACCCCGACAAGGGCGAGGTTGTCCACGCCTACGTGAGCCTGCACGAAGGAGCGACGGTCGGGGAGGCCGAGCTTGTGCACTACGCCCGCTCGCAACTCGCGCCGATCAAAGTGCCGCGGCGGCTCACGGTGGTGGAGGCGCTGCCCAAATCGCCCACAGGCCGGATCCTCAAGCGCCGGTTGCGCCCGCAGGCCGCAGCCGCCGACCCCGAAGCGAGCGGCGTCGAGGTCGAGCACCAGGCCAACGGCGGCGCGCCGGCGGCTGCGGGAGCCTTGCCATGCAAAAAGTAA
- a CDS encoding fatty acyl-AMP ligase: MVNLLDNPSIAAQPTTLIAMLQRRAIEQPERLAFTFLADGETQESNLTYGELDRRARAIAAHLQTFAAAGERAVLLYPTGLDYVAAFYGCLYAGVIAAPAYPPDPMQLEKSLAGLHGVIHDAQARWVLTTTGVHALVHSQPAGGAAQPPLQWLCTDQLPETPAEAWRPPQVASASIALLQYTSGSTAAPKGVMLTHANVLHNQKLIQNACHHTEQSTWVTWLPLHHNLALMSAVVQPVYVGYLSVLMPPPAFLQRPLRWLSAISRYRGRGAAGPNFGFNLCIKEIPPEARGELDLSSWEVAIIGGEPIQCDLLERFSAAFAPCGFRPETFVPGYGLAESVLMVSVGRKSERPKVKALDKAHLAAGRAVDAPPGQAEAIKVAGFELYDSDPTIAVVHPETRRRCQPGEIGEIWVAGGSVASGYWQKPDISQATFAARIADCAEGPFLRTGDLGFIADGHFFLTGRCKELIIISGRNHYPQDIELTVQTSHPAIRPNSSAAFSIPSDGEERLVVAAELAGDEPLPVPAAKSIVSAVQRAVAEQHGLRPTVVLLKPGTLPKTAIGKIQRLGARARYLAGTLEAWSSP; the protein is encoded by the coding sequence ATGGTCAACCTACTCGACAATCCGTCCATTGCCGCCCAACCGACGACGCTCATCGCAATGCTGCAGCGCCGGGCAATCGAGCAGCCCGAAAGACTCGCCTTCACCTTCTTGGCCGACGGCGAGACGCAGGAGAGCAACCTCACCTACGGCGAACTCGATCGGCGCGCCCGGGCGATCGCAGCCCATCTGCAGACTTTCGCCGCCGCCGGTGAACGGGCGGTACTGCTCTATCCGACAGGATTGGACTACGTAGCCGCCTTCTACGGTTGCCTGTACGCAGGCGTGATCGCCGCACCGGCCTACCCGCCCGATCCGATGCAACTGGAGAAGAGTCTCGCGGGTCTGCACGGGGTGATCCACGACGCCCAGGCGCGCTGGGTGCTCACCACCACCGGCGTGCACGCGCTCGTCCACTCCCAACCGGCCGGCGGCGCAGCGCAGCCGCCGCTGCAGTGGCTGTGCACCGACCAGTTGCCCGAGACACCGGCCGAAGCGTGGCGCCCCCCGCAGGTAGCGAGTGCTTCCATCGCGCTGCTGCAGTACACCTCGGGTTCTACAGCCGCTCCGAAGGGCGTCATGCTCACCCACGCCAACGTCCTGCACAACCAGAAGCTGATCCAGAACGCCTGCCACCACACGGAGCAATCCACCTGGGTGACCTGGCTGCCTTTGCACCACAACCTGGCTTTGATGTCCGCGGTGGTGCAACCGGTCTACGTCGGTTATCTGAGTGTGCTGATGCCGCCGCCGGCTTTTTTGCAGCGGCCGTTGCGCTGGTTGAGCGCTATCTCGCGCTACCGGGGTCGGGGGGCGGCAGGCCCCAACTTCGGCTTCAACCTCTGCATCAAAGAAATTCCGCCCGAAGCGCGCGGCGAACTGGACCTGAGCAGTTGGGAGGTGGCGATTATCGGCGGTGAACCCATCCAGTGCGACTTGCTCGAGCGCTTTAGCGCCGCCTTCGCCCCCTGCGGGTTTCGCCCCGAGACGTTCGTGCCCGGTTACGGCCTGGCGGAAAGCGTCCTGATGGTCTCCGTCGGCCGCAAGTCCGAACGCCCAAAAGTCAAAGCCCTCGACAAAGCCCACCTGGCGGCGGGCCGCGCCGTCGATGCCCCCCCCGGCCAGGCCGAGGCGATCAAAGTGGCCGGGTTTGAACTGTACGACTCTGACCCGACCATCGCCGTCGTCCACCCCGAAACCCGGCGGCGCTGTCAGCCGGGCGAGATCGGCGAAATCTGGGTGGCCGGCGGCAGTGTCGCAAGCGGCTACTGGCAAAAACCGGACATCTCCCAGGCGACCTTCGCAGCCCGGATCGCCGATTGCGCGGAAGGCCCGTTTTTGCGCACGGGAGATCTGGGCTTCATCGCCGACGGCCACTTTTTTCTGACCGGGCGCTGCAAAGAGCTCATCATCATCAGCGGCCGCAACCACTACCCGCAGGACATCGAATTGACGGTGCAGACGAGCCATCCGGCCATCCGGCCCAACTCCAGCGCCGCCTTTTCGATCCCATCGGACGGTGAAGAGCGGCTGGTGGTGGCCGCGGAACTGGCCGGCGACGAGCCGCTGCCCGTGCCGGCGGCAAAGTCGATCGTGAGCGCCGTCCAGCGGGCCGTCGCCGAGCAGCACGGTCTGCGGCCCACCGTGGTGCTGCTCAAACCCGGAACCTTGCCCAAGACCGCCATCGGCAAAATCCAGCGCCTCGGGGCGCGGGCGCGCTACCTGGCCGGTACCCTCGAAGCCTGGAGCAGCCCATAG
- a CDS encoding FAD-dependent oxidoreductase → MFDLTTAPPGRRHAVVIGGSIAGLLAARVLASHFERVSILERDRLADQPEFRKGVPQARHFHLLLARGLMILEQLLPGIEADLQAGGAVPLEWGAEALWFLPAGWAPRYYSGLRTYSLSRDLLEWCVRRRVRSIKNIAFQTTAEVIELLSDPGHSRISGVRVRCSQRAESAPGAAESLSADLVVDASGRNTRMPQWLEALGYGSLEQTKINAFMGYATRYYARPENFHGQWKSLNVFRKPPAMLRGGALFPLEGDRWIVTLGGGARDYPPTDEAGYLEFARSLRSPLLYETIQGARPVSPIYGFQNAENCLRHYERLPRWPERLVVLGDATCAFNPLYGQGITMAGRGALLLERCLQEQPGAELTGLGQRFQKHLAELNTYPWLMATGEDFRYPVTEGGQRSMRTRFMHWYMDRVQMLATEKASMFTTYIEVVNMLKPPGVFFQPEIAAGVLAKAFRRQPADTPSPPGGFSTPMRTVDPSALAGPASPDGRY, encoded by the coding sequence ATGTTTGACCTTACCACTGCCCCACCCGGCCGTCGGCACGCCGTCGTCATCGGCGGCAGCATCGCCGGCCTGCTGGCCGCCCGGGTGCTCGCTTCCCACTTCGAGCGGGTGAGCATCCTCGAGCGCGATCGCCTCGCCGATCAGCCCGAATTTCGCAAAGGGGTACCCCAGGCTCGCCATTTTCACCTGTTGCTGGCCCGGGGGCTGATGATCCTGGAGCAATTGTTGCCGGGCATCGAAGCCGATTTGCAGGCGGGCGGCGCTGTGCCCCTCGAATGGGGTGCGGAGGCGCTCTGGTTTTTGCCGGCCGGCTGGGCTCCGCGCTACTACAGCGGTCTGCGCACCTACTCCTTGAGCCGGGATCTGCTGGAGTGGTGCGTGCGCAGGCGCGTCCGGAGCATCAAGAACATCGCTTTTCAGACCACAGCCGAAGTCATCGAACTGTTGAGCGATCCTGGCCACAGCCGCATCAGCGGGGTGCGGGTCCGCTGCAGCCAGCGCGCCGAGAGCGCTCCCGGCGCAGCCGAATCGTTGAGCGCCGACCTGGTCGTCGATGCGAGCGGGCGGAACACCCGGATGCCGCAGTGGCTGGAAGCGCTGGGCTACGGCTCCCTCGAACAGACCAAAATCAACGCCTTTATGGGCTATGCCACCCGCTACTACGCCCGCCCCGAGAACTTCCACGGTCAGTGGAAATCCCTGAACGTCTTTCGCAAACCCCCCGCGATGTTGCGCGGGGGCGCGCTCTTTCCGCTCGAGGGCGATCGCTGGATCGTCACCCTGGGCGGTGGAGCCCGGGACTATCCCCCCACCGATGAGGCCGGCTATCTGGAGTTCGCGCGCTCTTTGCGCAGCCCGCTGCTGTACGAGACCATCCAGGGCGCCCGGCCCGTCTCGCCTATCTATGGCTTCCAGAATGCCGAGAACTGTCTGCGCCACTACGAACGGCTGCCGCGCTGGCCCGAACGGCTGGTGGTGCTCGGGGACGCCACCTGCGCCTTCAATCCGCTCTACGGCCAGGGGATCACGATGGCCGGGCGGGGGGCGCTGTTGCTGGAGCGCTGTTTGCAGGAGCAACCCGGCGCCGAGCTGACCGGTTTGGGGCAGCGCTTCCAGAAGCACCTCGCCGAACTGAACACCTATCCCTGGCTGATGGCCACGGGCGAGGACTTTCGTTATCCGGTCACCGAAGGGGGGCAGCGCTCGATGCGCACCCGATTCATGCACTGGTACATGGACCGCGTGCAGATGCTCGCTACCGAAAAGGCCAGTATGTTCACCACCTACATCGAGGTGGTCAACATGCTCAAACCGCCGGGGGTCTTCTTCCAACCGGAGATCGCCGCCGGGGTGCTCGCCAAAGCTTTCCGCCGGCAGCCCGCCGACACCCCGTCCCCACCGGGCGGTTTCTCCACCCCGATGCGCACCGTCGACCCTTCGGCGCTGGCCGGACCAGCCTCGCCCGATGGGCGCTATTGA
- a CDS encoding 4'-phosphopantetheinyl transferase family protein: MGAIEAPWRPTAAPPALTPAAVHIWQADLDWPAAPLPVLERTLCPQEQSRAERFCFEQHRRRFIVGRATLRMLLGLYLQSEPACVPISYGAHGKPLLADGAHPLRFNLSHSQGKAVYAFSCGREVGVDLEWDRPLANFDQLARVAFSEDENRVFKALAPYQRRAAFFRCWTRKEAYAKARGYGFALAPDRYTVSLAPDAPAALLQSREESEEAGRWVLLDLLPWPDYPAALAVEASSGQVHCWHSPEPISRRSPR, encoded by the coding sequence ATGGGCGCTATTGAAGCTCCGTGGCGGCCGACTGCCGCCCCGCCGGCGCTGACACCGGCTGCGGTGCACATCTGGCAGGCGGATCTCGATTGGCCCGCCGCTCCGCTGCCGGTGCTGGAGCGCACCCTGTGCCCGCAGGAACAGAGCCGGGCGGAACGCTTCTGCTTCGAGCAGCACCGCCGGCGCTTTATCGTCGGCCGCGCCACACTGCGGATGCTGCTGGGACTGTATCTGCAGAGCGAACCGGCTTGCGTACCGATCAGCTACGGAGCGCACGGCAAACCGCTGCTGGCCGACGGGGCGCACCCGTTGCGCTTCAATCTGTCCCACAGCCAGGGAAAGGCTGTGTATGCCTTCAGCTGCGGGCGGGAGGTCGGCGTCGATCTCGAATGGGATCGACCGCTTGCCAATTTCGATCAGCTTGCGCGCGTCGCTTTCTCCGAGGACGAAAACCGGGTATTCAAAGCCCTCGCGCCCTACCAGCGCCGCGCCGCTTTTTTTCGTTGCTGGACGCGCAAGGAGGCCTACGCCAAAGCCAGGGGATATGGCTTCGCGCTTGCTCCCGACCGCTACACAGTTTCGCTCGCACCGGACGCACCGGCAGCACTCCTGCAAAGCCGGGAGGAATCTGAAGAAGCCGGGCGCTGGGTGCTATTGGACCTGTTGCCCTGGCCGGATTATCCGGCAGCTCTGGCTGTGGAAGCTTCGAGCGGGCAGGTGCACTGCTGGCACAGCCCGGAGCCGATTTCAAGGAGATCGCCGCGATGA
- a CDS encoding zinc-dependent alcohol dehydrogenase family protein translates to MQKVIVEAFGGVDRLHLAALPDPCPIGQQVLVRLTSIGMNHADLMARRGEYRLSSGEPPFTPGLEGGGYIEAVGPAVHDRHVGQRVLLSLDAPVHPEGRVGTYGTHYLTSAAQTVIAPDALPDQLLGALWLAYLTAWSCLIWRQGLRAGQVVLLPAASSSVAIAAAQIVRHHGGVAIGTTTSALKCEKLQAMGESAYAHIVCTGERQWRKQVKKLTDNRGVDVVFDPVGAGPLLQSAIHLLAEGATIWIYGLLGKPDVLDVTPLIRKRAALRGWLLDELSALGSEPVQRAYQHVLDRFADGTYALPIAGIFPLRDVREAHARMEQGAHIGKFILVP, encoded by the coding sequence ATGCAAAAAGTAATCGTCGAAGCGTTTGGGGGGGTCGACCGGCTGCACCTGGCCGCCCTGCCCGACCCCTGCCCGATCGGGCAGCAGGTGCTGGTGCGGCTGACCAGCATCGGCATGAACCACGCCGACTTGATGGCGCGCCGCGGCGAGTACCGGCTTTCTTCAGGAGAGCCGCCCTTCACCCCCGGCCTGGAAGGTGGCGGCTACATCGAGGCTGTCGGGCCCGCAGTGCACGACCGGCACGTCGGCCAACGGGTGCTGCTCAGCCTCGACGCACCGGTCCACCCTGAGGGCCGGGTCGGAACCTACGGCACGCACTACTTGACGAGCGCCGCACAGACGGTGATTGCCCCCGACGCCCTGCCTGACCAGCTGCTGGGGGCGCTCTGGCTGGCGTACCTGACGGCCTGGAGTTGTCTTATCTGGCGCCAGGGCCTCAGAGCCGGTCAAGTGGTGCTGTTGCCCGCCGCAAGCAGCAGCGTCGCCATCGCCGCCGCCCAGATCGTCCGCCACCATGGCGGCGTGGCGATCGGCACCACGACCAGCGCCCTCAAGTGCGAAAAGCTGCAGGCGATGGGCGAATCCGCCTACGCCCATATCGTGTGCACCGGCGAACGCCAGTGGCGCAAGCAGGTCAAAAAGCTCACCGACAACCGCGGCGTCGATGTGGTCTTCGACCCCGTGGGGGCCGGGCCGTTGTTGCAATCGGCGATCCACCTGCTCGCGGAGGGCGCAACGATCTGGATCTACGGCCTGCTGGGCAAACCGGACGTGCTGGATGTCACACCGCTGATTCGCAAGCGCGCCGCCCTGCGCGGGTGGCTGCTCGACGAATTGAGCGCCCTGGGCAGCGAGCCGGTGCAAAGGGCCTACCAACACGTTCTCGATCGGTTTGCAGATGGTACCTACGCGCTGCCGATAGCGGGAATCTTCCCGCTGCGGGACGTCCGCGAAGCCCACGCGCGGATGGAGCAGGGCGCACACATCGGCAAGTTCATCCTGGTGCCTTGA